The following DNA comes from Microbacterium wangchenii.
CACCGACCGGCTTGTTCTCGCGCATCTGGTCGTAGACGACGACGTCGTGACCGAGGCGCTGGAGGGCGAGCGCGGCGCTCGTGCCGCCGACGCCGGCGCCGATGACGAGAACCTTCATGATCCGCGGTAGGTGGAGTAGGCGAACGGGCTCAGCAGCAGCGGCACGTGCAGGTGCCGCCCACTGTCGTCGACGGTGAAGGTCACCGTGACGGAGGGATGGAAGCTCGCCGTCCCCCGCGCGGCGAAGTAGTCGCCCGTGCGGAACGTGAGGCTGTACTCGCCGGGTTCCAGCCGGTCGGGGCCGAGGGCGAGGCGTCCGTCGGAGTCGGTCGCGCCGTGGGCCAGCGGCGTCCAGGCGGCGGCGAGGGTGACGGCGATCCCGGCGGCGGGCTCACCGCACACGGAGTCCAGGACGTGCGTGGTGAGGTGGGTCACTCGGCCTCCTCGGGCGCGCTGTCGGTGGCGAGGGCCGTCCGCAGGCGAAGCAGTGCGATCTCGGCCAGCTGCGCGGTGGCCTCGGCGGCTTCGACGTCGGCCGGGTTGCCCAGGCGCCGCTGCAGTTCGGACAGCATCTCCGACGGTGTCCGCCCGGCGGCGCGGATGAGGAAGACCCGGCCGAACCGCTCCTCATAGGCCGCATTCCCCGCGGCCAGGGCGGCGGCGACCTCGTCGGGCGCGGCGGCCATGGACGCCTGCTCCCGCCGGGATGCCGCGGCCTCCGCGCCCGTGCCGGTCACGCGTGCGCCGATCCGCGGGTGGTGCGCGAGCGCGGCCTCCAGGTCGGCGGGCGCCCACGTGGAGGCGAGCGCACCGGCGTAGGCGGCGAGGGCGTCGACGGAGGCGTACGGGCGGCCCGCGACCACGGCATCCACCCATCCCGGCACGTCGGCCCACACCCGCACGACG
Coding sequences within:
- the uraH gene encoding hydroxyisourate hydrolase, encoding MTHLTTHVLDSVCGEPAAGIAVTLAAAWTPLAHGATDSDGRLALGPDRLEPGEYSLTFRTGDYFAARGTASFHPSVTVTFTVDDSGRHLHVPLLLSPFAYSTYRGS
- the uraD gene encoding 2-oxo-4-hydroxy-4-carboxy-5-ureidoimidazoline decarboxylase, producing the protein MELEEFNAADPDEAASVVRVWADVPGWVDAVVAGRPYASVDALAAYAGALASTWAPADLEAALAHHPRIGARVTGTGAEAAASRREQASMAAAPDEVAAALAAGNAAYEERFGRVFLIRAAGRTPSEMLSELQRRLGNPADVEAAEATAQLAEIALLRLRTALATDSAPEEAE